A genomic region of Zalophus californianus isolate mZalCal1 chromosome 1, mZalCal1.pri.v2, whole genome shotgun sequence contains the following coding sequences:
- the RRP1B gene encoding ribosomal RNA processing protein 1 homolog B isoform X2 — MDSRVDWTNTLGGRSYRRQERQNPYFQSCTRGFSQEELLKIWKGLFYCMWVQDEPLLQEELANTISQLVHVVNNSEAQHLFIQTFWQTMNREWKGIDRLRLGKYYMLIRLVLRQSFEVLRRHGWEESRIKLFLDVLMKEILHPESQSPNGVKFHFIDIYLDELSKVGGKELLADQNLKFIDPFCKIAAKTKDQTLVQTIARGVLEVIVDQSPFGPEETLEEQKTQGGESEFSKEEMPENKAAWRKPVRKKQPALGKHHSRKDGVHDDGERGGGRPEDAGPLLQFDYKAVADRLLEITNKKNIPPFNRKRLSKLIKKFQDLSEGSISQLSFAEDVSADEDDRTLNQGRHKKKGNKLVEEKELEKEEGNRFFLAEEEGSEASIQKRKRKKKKKNHLQPEHLGSGTEAMPPEQNGGGEAGTSTGRAPKTAAAEPGAAATPGPQEQSGAEPAPVLSRRKRPRRRSPGVQGGSEESASPPPLEDVAPGGPGSTRAQDPAPRASPASGAPVPKRKRKLGALPVNSSGPPTLAWSSPLGGRLKKKKGEPGSLDLCSPSSQKAAILKKRNRMKEMSKSVARGGALESEAVLAQALGGGRAFSPLKKQQLRVENDFVRFDTPFLPKPLFFRKAKGSAPAASAPRAMQRDKTPSSSKKVTFGLNRNMTAEFKKTDKSILVSPTGPSRVAFNPEQRPLHGVLKTPTSSPTSTPLGTKTLLTATPKRRPTAMDFF, encoded by the exons GAGGAGCTAGCGAACACTATTTCCCAACTCGTCCACGTTGTTAACAACTCTGAGGCCC AACACCTGTTCATTCAAACCTTTTGGCAAACGATGAATCGGGAGTGGAAGGGGATAGACCGGCTGCGTTTGGGCAAATACTATATG CTGATCCGTCTGGTCCTGAGGCAGTCCTTTGAAGTTCTGAGGAGACATGGCTGGGAAGAAAG CCGGATCAAGCTCTTCCTCGATGTCTTGATGAAAGAAATCCTGCATCCTGAGAGCCAGTCTCCGAATGGAGTCAAGTTCCACTTCATAGATATTTATCTGGATGAACTGTCCaaagtgggagggaaggag CTTTTGGCAGATCAGAATCTCAAGTTTATTGATCCATTCTGCAAAATTGCTGCCAAGACTAAGGA CCAGACGCTGGTGCAGACCATAGCGCGGGGTGTTCTTGAAGTCATCGTAGACCAGTCTCCTTTTGGACCCGAAGAGACCCTCGAGGAACAGAAAACTCAAGGGGGTGAGAGcgagttctccaaagaagagatgCCCGAAAACAAGGCGGCATGGAGAAAACCAGTCCGTAAAAAGCAGCCGG CGCTGGGCAAGCACCACTCCAGAAAGGACGGGGTCCACGACGACGGGGAGAGAGGCGGTGGGCGCCCGGAGGATGCTGGGCCGCTGCTCCAG TTCGACTACAAGGCTGTTGCTGACCGACTCCTGGAAATCACCAACAAGAAGAACATCCCTCCCTTCAACAGGAAGCGtctctccaaactcatcaaaaa ATTTCAGGATCTCTCCGAAG GCAGTATATCTCAGCTCAGTTTTGCCGAGGATGTTTCTGCTGATGAAGATGATCGAACCCTCAACCAAGGGAGgcataagaaaaaaggaaataaacttgtagaggaaaaggagctggagaaagaggaag GAAACAGATTCTTTCTTGCTGAGGAAGAGGGGAGCGAAGCCAgcattcagaagagaaaaaggaagaagaagaagaagaaccacCTCCAGCCTGAACATTTAGGGTCAGGGACGGAAGCCATGCCCCCAGAACAGAATGGGGGTGGCGAGGCAGGGACCAGCACGGGCCGAGCCCCGAAGACAGCAGCAGCGGAGCCGGGGGCAGCGGCCACCCCTGGTCCCCAGGAGCAGAGTGGCGCGGAGCCTGCCCCAGTGCTCAGCAGGAGGAAACGGCCGCGGAGGAGGAGCCCCGGGGTGCAGGGCGGGAGCGAGGAGTCTGCATCACCACCGCCTCTGGAGGACGTGGCGCCCGGCGGCCCCGGCAGCACCCGTGCTCAGGACCCAGCTCCGCGAGCTTCCCCAGCCAGTGGGGCCCCGGTCCCGAAGAGGAAGCGGAAACTCGGAGCCCTCCCGGTCAACAGCAGCGGCCCCCCCACGCTGGCCTGGTCCTCGCCCCTGGGCGGGAggctgaagaaaaagaagggggagcCCGGCAGCCTCGACCTGTGCAGCCCGTCCAGTCAGAAAGCTGCCATcttgaaaaagaggaacagaatGAAGGAGATGTCTAAGTCGGTAGCGCGCGGCGGGGCGTTGGAGTCCGAGGCCGTGCTCGCCCAGGCTCTG GGAGGCGGGCGCGCTTTCAGCCCCTTGAAGAAGCAGCAGCTGAGGGTAGAGAATGACTTTGTGAGGTTTGACACCCCCTTCTTACCAAAGCCGCTGTTCTTCAGAAAAGCCAAGGGTAGCGCCCCTGCGGCCTCTGCGCCCCGTGCCATGCAG CGAGACAAGACGCCATCCAGCTCCAAGAAAGTCACCTTCGGGCTGAACAGAAACATGACTGCAG AATTCAAGAAGACAGACAAGAGCATCCTGGTCAGTCCCACGGGCCCCTCCCGAGTGGCCTTCAACCCTGAGCAGAGGCCCCTCCATGGAGTGCTAAAGACGCCCACAAGCTCACCCACCAGCACCCCCCTGGGGACCAAGACGCTGCTGACCGCCACACCAAAGAGAAGGCCTACGGCTATGGACTTCTTCTAG
- the RRP1B gene encoding ribosomal RNA processing protein 1 homolog B isoform X1 yields the protein MAPAMQPAELQFAQRLASHEKGIRDRAVKKLRQYISVKTQRETGGFSQEELLKIWKGLFYCMWVQDEPLLQEELANTISQLVHVVNNSEAQHLFIQTFWQTMNREWKGIDRLRLGKYYMLIRLVLRQSFEVLRRHGWEESRIKLFLDVLMKEILHPESQSPNGVKFHFIDIYLDELSKVGGKELLADQNLKFIDPFCKIAAKTKDQTLVQTIARGVLEVIVDQSPFGPEETLEEQKTQGGESEFSKEEMPENKAAWRKPVRKKQPALGKHHSRKDGVHDDGERGGGRPEDAGPLLQFDYKAVADRLLEITNKKNIPPFNRKRLSKLIKKFQDLSEGSISQLSFAEDVSADEDDRTLNQGRHKKKGNKLVEEKELEKEEGNRFFLAEEEGSEASIQKRKRKKKKKNHLQPEHLGSGTEAMPPEQNGGGEAGTSTGRAPKTAAAEPGAAATPGPQEQSGAEPAPVLSRRKRPRRRSPGVQGGSEESASPPPLEDVAPGGPGSTRAQDPAPRASPASGAPVPKRKRKLGALPVNSSGPPTLAWSSPLGGRLKKKKGEPGSLDLCSPSSQKAAILKKRNRMKEMSKSVARGGALESEAVLAQALGGGRAFSPLKKQQLRVENDFVRFDTPFLPKPLFFRKAKGSAPAASAPRAMQRDKTPSSSKKVTFGLNRNMTAEFKKTDKSILVSPTGPSRVAFNPEQRPLHGVLKTPTSSPTSTPLGTKTLLTATPKRRPTAMDFF from the exons GAGGAGCTAGCGAACACTATTTCCCAACTCGTCCACGTTGTTAACAACTCTGAGGCCC AACACCTGTTCATTCAAACCTTTTGGCAAACGATGAATCGGGAGTGGAAGGGGATAGACCGGCTGCGTTTGGGCAAATACTATATG CTGATCCGTCTGGTCCTGAGGCAGTCCTTTGAAGTTCTGAGGAGACATGGCTGGGAAGAAAG CCGGATCAAGCTCTTCCTCGATGTCTTGATGAAAGAAATCCTGCATCCTGAGAGCCAGTCTCCGAATGGAGTCAAGTTCCACTTCATAGATATTTATCTGGATGAACTGTCCaaagtgggagggaaggag CTTTTGGCAGATCAGAATCTCAAGTTTATTGATCCATTCTGCAAAATTGCTGCCAAGACTAAGGA CCAGACGCTGGTGCAGACCATAGCGCGGGGTGTTCTTGAAGTCATCGTAGACCAGTCTCCTTTTGGACCCGAAGAGACCCTCGAGGAACAGAAAACTCAAGGGGGTGAGAGcgagttctccaaagaagagatgCCCGAAAACAAGGCGGCATGGAGAAAACCAGTCCGTAAAAAGCAGCCGG CGCTGGGCAAGCACCACTCCAGAAAGGACGGGGTCCACGACGACGGGGAGAGAGGCGGTGGGCGCCCGGAGGATGCTGGGCCGCTGCTCCAG TTCGACTACAAGGCTGTTGCTGACCGACTCCTGGAAATCACCAACAAGAAGAACATCCCTCCCTTCAACAGGAAGCGtctctccaaactcatcaaaaa ATTTCAGGATCTCTCCGAAG GCAGTATATCTCAGCTCAGTTTTGCCGAGGATGTTTCTGCTGATGAAGATGATCGAACCCTCAACCAAGGGAGgcataagaaaaaaggaaataaacttgtagaggaaaaggagctggagaaagaggaag GAAACAGATTCTTTCTTGCTGAGGAAGAGGGGAGCGAAGCCAgcattcagaagagaaaaaggaagaagaagaagaagaaccacCTCCAGCCTGAACATTTAGGGTCAGGGACGGAAGCCATGCCCCCAGAACAGAATGGGGGTGGCGAGGCAGGGACCAGCACGGGCCGAGCCCCGAAGACAGCAGCAGCGGAGCCGGGGGCAGCGGCCACCCCTGGTCCCCAGGAGCAGAGTGGCGCGGAGCCTGCCCCAGTGCTCAGCAGGAGGAAACGGCCGCGGAGGAGGAGCCCCGGGGTGCAGGGCGGGAGCGAGGAGTCTGCATCACCACCGCCTCTGGAGGACGTGGCGCCCGGCGGCCCCGGCAGCACCCGTGCTCAGGACCCAGCTCCGCGAGCTTCCCCAGCCAGTGGGGCCCCGGTCCCGAAGAGGAAGCGGAAACTCGGAGCCCTCCCGGTCAACAGCAGCGGCCCCCCCACGCTGGCCTGGTCCTCGCCCCTGGGCGGGAggctgaagaaaaagaagggggagcCCGGCAGCCTCGACCTGTGCAGCCCGTCCAGTCAGAAAGCTGCCATcttgaaaaagaggaacagaatGAAGGAGATGTCTAAGTCGGTAGCGCGCGGCGGGGCGTTGGAGTCCGAGGCCGTGCTCGCCCAGGCTCTG GGAGGCGGGCGCGCTTTCAGCCCCTTGAAGAAGCAGCAGCTGAGGGTAGAGAATGACTTTGTGAGGTTTGACACCCCCTTCTTACCAAAGCCGCTGTTCTTCAGAAAAGCCAAGGGTAGCGCCCCTGCGGCCTCTGCGCCCCGTGCCATGCAG CGAGACAAGACGCCATCCAGCTCCAAGAAAGTCACCTTCGGGCTGAACAGAAACATGACTGCAG AATTCAAGAAGACAGACAAGAGCATCCTGGTCAGTCCCACGGGCCCCTCCCGAGTGGCCTTCAACCCTGAGCAGAGGCCCCTCCATGGAGTGCTAAAGACGCCCACAAGCTCACCCACCAGCACCCCCCTGGGGACCAAGACGCTGCTGACCGCCACACCAAAGAGAAGGCCTACGGCTATGGACTTCTTCTAG
- the RRP1B gene encoding ribosomal RNA processing protein 1 homolog B isoform X7, translating into MNREWKGIDRLRLGKYYMLIRLVLRQSFEVLRRHGWEESRIKLFLDVLMKEILHPESQSPNGVKFHFIDIYLDELSKVGGKELLADQNLKFIDPFCKIAAKTKDQTLVQTIARGVLEVIVDQSPFGPEETLEEQKTQGGESEFSKEEMPENKAAWRKPVRKKQPALGKHHSRKDGVHDDGERGGGRPEDAGPLLQFDYKAVADRLLEITNKKNIPPFNRKRLSKLIKKFQDLSEGSISQLSFAEDVSADEDDRTLNQGRHKKKGNKLVEEKELEKEEGNRFFLAEEEGSEASIQKRKRKKKKKNHLQPEHLGSGTEAMPPEQNGGGEAGTSTGRAPKTAAAEPGAAATPGPQEQSGAEPAPVLSRRKRPRRRSPGVQGGSEESASPPPLEDVAPGGPGSTRAQDPAPRASPASGAPVPKRKRKLGALPVNSSGPPTLAWSSPLGGRLKKKKGEPGSLDLCSPSSQKAAILKKRNRMKEMSKSVARGGALESEAVLAQALGGGRAFSPLKKQQLRVENDFVRFDTPFLPKPLFFRKAKGSAPAASAPRAMQRDKTPSSSKKVTFGLNRNMTAEFKKTDKSILVSPTGPSRVAFNPEQRPLHGVLKTPTSSPTSTPLGTKTLLTATPKRRPTAMDFF; encoded by the exons ATGAATCGGGAGTGGAAGGGGATAGACCGGCTGCGTTTGGGCAAATACTATATG CTGATCCGTCTGGTCCTGAGGCAGTCCTTTGAAGTTCTGAGGAGACATGGCTGGGAAGAAAG CCGGATCAAGCTCTTCCTCGATGTCTTGATGAAAGAAATCCTGCATCCTGAGAGCCAGTCTCCGAATGGAGTCAAGTTCCACTTCATAGATATTTATCTGGATGAACTGTCCaaagtgggagggaaggag CTTTTGGCAGATCAGAATCTCAAGTTTATTGATCCATTCTGCAAAATTGCTGCCAAGACTAAGGA CCAGACGCTGGTGCAGACCATAGCGCGGGGTGTTCTTGAAGTCATCGTAGACCAGTCTCCTTTTGGACCCGAAGAGACCCTCGAGGAACAGAAAACTCAAGGGGGTGAGAGcgagttctccaaagaagagatgCCCGAAAACAAGGCGGCATGGAGAAAACCAGTCCGTAAAAAGCAGCCGG CGCTGGGCAAGCACCACTCCAGAAAGGACGGGGTCCACGACGACGGGGAGAGAGGCGGTGGGCGCCCGGAGGATGCTGGGCCGCTGCTCCAG TTCGACTACAAGGCTGTTGCTGACCGACTCCTGGAAATCACCAACAAGAAGAACATCCCTCCCTTCAACAGGAAGCGtctctccaaactcatcaaaaa ATTTCAGGATCTCTCCGAAG GCAGTATATCTCAGCTCAGTTTTGCCGAGGATGTTTCTGCTGATGAAGATGATCGAACCCTCAACCAAGGGAGgcataagaaaaaaggaaataaacttgtagaggaaaaggagctggagaaagaggaag GAAACAGATTCTTTCTTGCTGAGGAAGAGGGGAGCGAAGCCAgcattcagaagagaaaaaggaagaagaagaagaagaaccacCTCCAGCCTGAACATTTAGGGTCAGGGACGGAAGCCATGCCCCCAGAACAGAATGGGGGTGGCGAGGCAGGGACCAGCACGGGCCGAGCCCCGAAGACAGCAGCAGCGGAGCCGGGGGCAGCGGCCACCCCTGGTCCCCAGGAGCAGAGTGGCGCGGAGCCTGCCCCAGTGCTCAGCAGGAGGAAACGGCCGCGGAGGAGGAGCCCCGGGGTGCAGGGCGGGAGCGAGGAGTCTGCATCACCACCGCCTCTGGAGGACGTGGCGCCCGGCGGCCCCGGCAGCACCCGTGCTCAGGACCCAGCTCCGCGAGCTTCCCCAGCCAGTGGGGCCCCGGTCCCGAAGAGGAAGCGGAAACTCGGAGCCCTCCCGGTCAACAGCAGCGGCCCCCCCACGCTGGCCTGGTCCTCGCCCCTGGGCGGGAggctgaagaaaaagaagggggagcCCGGCAGCCTCGACCTGTGCAGCCCGTCCAGTCAGAAAGCTGCCATcttgaaaaagaggaacagaatGAAGGAGATGTCTAAGTCGGTAGCGCGCGGCGGGGCGTTGGAGTCCGAGGCCGTGCTCGCCCAGGCTCTG GGAGGCGGGCGCGCTTTCAGCCCCTTGAAGAAGCAGCAGCTGAGGGTAGAGAATGACTTTGTGAGGTTTGACACCCCCTTCTTACCAAAGCCGCTGTTCTTCAGAAAAGCCAAGGGTAGCGCCCCTGCGGCCTCTGCGCCCCGTGCCATGCAG CGAGACAAGACGCCATCCAGCTCCAAGAAAGTCACCTTCGGGCTGAACAGAAACATGACTGCAG AATTCAAGAAGACAGACAAGAGCATCCTGGTCAGTCCCACGGGCCCCTCCCGAGTGGCCTTCAACCCTGAGCAGAGGCCCCTCCATGGAGTGCTAAAGACGCCCACAAGCTCACCCACCAGCACCCCCCTGGGGACCAAGACGCTGCTGACCGCCACACCAAAGAGAAGGCCTACGGCTATGGACTTCTTCTAG
- the RRP1B gene encoding ribosomal RNA processing protein 1 homolog B isoform X6, translated as MDSRVDWTNTLGGRSYRRQERQNPYFQSCTRGFSQEELLKIWKGLFYCMWVQDEPLLQLIRLVLRQSFEVLRRHGWEESRIKLFLDVLMKEILHPESQSPNGVKFHFIDIYLDELSKVGGKELLADQNLKFIDPFCKIAAKTKDQTLVQTIARGVLEVIVDQSPFGPEETLEEQKTQGGESEFSKEEMPENKAAWRKPVRKKQPALGKHHSRKDGVHDDGERGGGRPEDAGPLLQFDYKAVADRLLEITNKKNIPPFNRKRLSKLIKKFQDLSEGSISQLSFAEDVSADEDDRTLNQGRHKKKGNKLVEEKELEKEEGNRFFLAEEEGSEASIQKRKRKKKKKNHLQPEHLGSGTEAMPPEQNGGGEAGTSTGRAPKTAAAEPGAAATPGPQEQSGAEPAPVLSRRKRPRRRSPGVQGGSEESASPPPLEDVAPGGPGSTRAQDPAPRASPASGAPVPKRKRKLGALPVNSSGPPTLAWSSPLGGRLKKKKGEPGSLDLCSPSSQKAAILKKRNRMKEMSKSVARGGALESEAVLAQALGGGRAFSPLKKQQLRVENDFVRFDTPFLPKPLFFRKAKGSAPAASAPRAMQRDKTPSSSKKVTFGLNRNMTAEFKKTDKSILVSPTGPSRVAFNPEQRPLHGVLKTPTSSPTSTPLGTKTLLTATPKRRPTAMDFF; from the exons CTGATCCGTCTGGTCCTGAGGCAGTCCTTTGAAGTTCTGAGGAGACATGGCTGGGAAGAAAG CCGGATCAAGCTCTTCCTCGATGTCTTGATGAAAGAAATCCTGCATCCTGAGAGCCAGTCTCCGAATGGAGTCAAGTTCCACTTCATAGATATTTATCTGGATGAACTGTCCaaagtgggagggaaggag CTTTTGGCAGATCAGAATCTCAAGTTTATTGATCCATTCTGCAAAATTGCTGCCAAGACTAAGGA CCAGACGCTGGTGCAGACCATAGCGCGGGGTGTTCTTGAAGTCATCGTAGACCAGTCTCCTTTTGGACCCGAAGAGACCCTCGAGGAACAGAAAACTCAAGGGGGTGAGAGcgagttctccaaagaagagatgCCCGAAAACAAGGCGGCATGGAGAAAACCAGTCCGTAAAAAGCAGCCGG CGCTGGGCAAGCACCACTCCAGAAAGGACGGGGTCCACGACGACGGGGAGAGAGGCGGTGGGCGCCCGGAGGATGCTGGGCCGCTGCTCCAG TTCGACTACAAGGCTGTTGCTGACCGACTCCTGGAAATCACCAACAAGAAGAACATCCCTCCCTTCAACAGGAAGCGtctctccaaactcatcaaaaa ATTTCAGGATCTCTCCGAAG GCAGTATATCTCAGCTCAGTTTTGCCGAGGATGTTTCTGCTGATGAAGATGATCGAACCCTCAACCAAGGGAGgcataagaaaaaaggaaataaacttgtagaggaaaaggagctggagaaagaggaag GAAACAGATTCTTTCTTGCTGAGGAAGAGGGGAGCGAAGCCAgcattcagaagagaaaaaggaagaagaagaagaagaaccacCTCCAGCCTGAACATTTAGGGTCAGGGACGGAAGCCATGCCCCCAGAACAGAATGGGGGTGGCGAGGCAGGGACCAGCACGGGCCGAGCCCCGAAGACAGCAGCAGCGGAGCCGGGGGCAGCGGCCACCCCTGGTCCCCAGGAGCAGAGTGGCGCGGAGCCTGCCCCAGTGCTCAGCAGGAGGAAACGGCCGCGGAGGAGGAGCCCCGGGGTGCAGGGCGGGAGCGAGGAGTCTGCATCACCACCGCCTCTGGAGGACGTGGCGCCCGGCGGCCCCGGCAGCACCCGTGCTCAGGACCCAGCTCCGCGAGCTTCCCCAGCCAGTGGGGCCCCGGTCCCGAAGAGGAAGCGGAAACTCGGAGCCCTCCCGGTCAACAGCAGCGGCCCCCCCACGCTGGCCTGGTCCTCGCCCCTGGGCGGGAggctgaagaaaaagaagggggagcCCGGCAGCCTCGACCTGTGCAGCCCGTCCAGTCAGAAAGCTGCCATcttgaaaaagaggaacagaatGAAGGAGATGTCTAAGTCGGTAGCGCGCGGCGGGGCGTTGGAGTCCGAGGCCGTGCTCGCCCAGGCTCTG GGAGGCGGGCGCGCTTTCAGCCCCTTGAAGAAGCAGCAGCTGAGGGTAGAGAATGACTTTGTGAGGTTTGACACCCCCTTCTTACCAAAGCCGCTGTTCTTCAGAAAAGCCAAGGGTAGCGCCCCTGCGGCCTCTGCGCCCCGTGCCATGCAG CGAGACAAGACGCCATCCAGCTCCAAGAAAGTCACCTTCGGGCTGAACAGAAACATGACTGCAG AATTCAAGAAGACAGACAAGAGCATCCTGGTCAGTCCCACGGGCCCCTCCCGAGTGGCCTTCAACCCTGAGCAGAGGCCCCTCCATGGAGTGCTAAAGACGCCCACAAGCTCACCCACCAGCACCCCCCTGGGGACCAAGACGCTGCTGACCGCCACACCAAAGAGAAGGCCTACGGCTATGGACTTCTTCTAG